The Bacteroidales bacterium genomic interval ATAACTTCTTCTCGTGAAGTTGTGAAAACAATTGATCGGTGTTTTTTATCATACCAAGCAGGGGCAAAATCGAGATATTTGGAATTAATTTTTTTATCAGGATTTACCTCATATTGAGTAGGATTATCCATCCATGCTTTAGCAAGCTTACAGGATTCAATACCTCGGTCAGCTCTTTTATCTTCTGGAAATTTTTGTTTCATTTCTTGAAAAGCAATTAATGCTTCTTCGTATTTTTCGATGCTTTTGAGAGCTTCACCATACAAAAAGAAAGCATTAGGTTCAGGGTAATTCGCTTTAACAACTCTTTTAAAGTATTGAGCTGCATTTTTCATGTCTCCCATCATATAGTAACTCACACCAATTTGGTATAGAATTCGATTTTTTTCAACCTTATCACTTACTTTCGTGTATGCTTTTTTATAAAGTTCTATGGCTTCGAAGTATTTTTTTAGTTGGAATTTTTCATCTGCCATTTGAGTAAACGAACGTTGTCCAGCTAAAAATAAACTCCATAATGCGATAATATACACTACAACAATTTTGGTATTCATGTGAAATAATTTTTTCATTTTTTCAAATAATTTTTGCTAAATTAAAAAAAAATGAAAGACATAAAAAAGCATTACTGCTGTTTTTTTCTTTTCGAGATATCGTAAGCTAGAGGTGTAGCAACAAAAATTGAAGAGTAGGTACCAATAAGAACTCCAATTAAAAGAGCAAATGTAAATCCGCGAATTGAATCACCACCAAAAATCAGAAGAGCTAATAGTACGACGATGGTACTTCCTGCTGTGTTTAATGTTCTCATGAGAGTTGAATTAATGGCTCCGTTAATGTTCTCTGTCATGTTACGTTTTGGAAAGAGTTTTAAAAACTCACGAATTCTGTCGAAAATGATAACCGTATCATTAATAGAATATCCAATTATAGTAAGAATTGCAGCGATAAAACTTTGATCTACTTCAAGTGTAAATGGAAGTATACCACTAAAGAGTGAATACATACCGGCTGTTATTAAAGAATCGTGTGCTAGTGCTATGACACCACCAAGACCAAATGTCCAGCGCTTGAATCGTATAGCAATGTAGATGAAAATTCCAATTAATGCTAAAATAAGAGCATAAATACCAGCCCTTTTGATATCAGCTGCTATGGTAGGTCCCACTTTTTCACTGCTTAGACGACCAATAACCTTGTCTGGATTATCTGAAACAAAGTCTTCAAATTTAATCGGAGTTTTATAAAAACCTTTAAGACCTTCATATAAGACTTTTTCGACCAAAGAATCAGCCTTCGTTGAATTATCGTTAATGAGGTACTTGGTAGTTATACGTACTTGGTTAGTGGAGCCAAAAGATTTAACTTCAACTCCCTCTTTTATGACTTTTAACAAAGATTGCCTAATTTCATTTACCTTAACAGGTTGATCAAAACGAACCACATAACTTCTCCCACCAGCGAAATCGACACCGGTTTCGAGTCCTTTGGTGAAAAGAGAAATTAAACTAAGAGTAATCAATCCGGCTGAGAAAACATATCCGAATTTTCTTAATTTGATAAAGTCAATTTTAGTGTTGGTTAAAATGTTTAATGTAAACGGAAAACCAAATGAGATTTTTTTATTGTAATCTAATAGGTATTCAAAGAAAAGACGAGAAATAAAAATAGATGTAAAGAGTGAAGTAAGAATCCCGATAATTAGAGTTACGGCAAAACCCTGAATAGGACCAGTTCCAAAATATGCAAGAATAATACCAGTTATAAGTGTTGTTACATTTCCGTCAATGATAGCGCTGTATGCATTTTTGTAACCATCTTCAATGGCAAGTCGAATACCTTTACCTATTCGTAATTCTTCTTTGATTCGTTCGTAAATAATAACATTAGCATCAACAGCCATACCCAAGGTCAGAATAATACCAGCAATGCCAGGTAATGTCAGAGTGGCACCTAGAGAAGTCAATACTCCAAAAATGAGAAAGACATTAAAAAACAGTGCAATATTAGCTGCAACACCAGCTTTATTATAAAAGAAAATCATGTAAATGAGGACGACAATAAAAGCTATGATAAATGATATGATACTCGAATGAATACTTTCTGCTCCAAGTGATGGCCCAACGATGGATTCTTGTATAATTCTTGCTGGGGCTGGTAGTTTTCCTGATTTAAGTACGTTTGCAAGATCTTGGGCTTCAGCTACCGTAAAATTGCCCGTAATTTGAGAACGACCTCCAGCAATTTCTGTTTGAACAACAGGATATGAATAAACTATGTTATCAAGTACAATAGCAATAGATTTACCAATGTTTTTGCCTGTCATGTCTTTCCAGATTCTGGCTCCTTCAGAGTTCATGAGCATACTTACTTCTACTTTACCAGTTTGATCGTAGTCTTGCCATGCATCAACGACTTTATCACCTTCAAGCTTAGGTCTGCCATCAGGAGTAGTGATTTTAATAGCTATGAGGCCATAAAATTCTTTATTTTCCTTTGTAGTTAAAGGTTTAGCTTCCCATAAAAATCTAGTATTGGGGAAGATGTGAGAAACCATTTTTAGGTAACGTATAACTTGTGATGTATCTTTTCCTTCGACATACCCCACGAGAGGTCCTTTACCAGGGTAATATTGCCCTTTTTCATCAGTGATAATGTTTAATCCTCCTTTGAAAAGACTTAAAAGGGGGTTTTCACTGATGGTTGATTTTAATGATGTATCAGTTTTAGGTGTTTGAACGGGAGTAAGAGCTTCTTCAAGAGTAGTTGGTTCTTTTGAAACCTGAGTAGTATCTGTTTGTGGTGTGGTGTCTTGTATATTAAGTTGTTTTTTTAGTATAGCTTTAATTTCTTTGTCTGCTTCTACGAATTTATCATATATTTTATCAGCGCCGAATTCCCAAGTTTCCCAAAATTCAAGTTTTGCTGTTCCTTGTAATATTTTTCTAACACGTGTAGGATCCTTTACGCCAGGTAACTCGATGAGGATACGATTTTGAGCACTAAGCTTTTGAATGTTAGGTTGAGCTACACCAAACTTGTCTATACGCTTTCGAAGGACAATGTAGGTGCGATCAATAGCACTTGCAACTTCATCTTTCAAAAAAGTAATTACTTCTTCATCAGTTGAGGTAGGCTTTATCTTACTGCTGTTTTCTATTGTTGCAAAATAAACAGCTAACGGCTTCTGAGGTTCAAGTTCTTTAATATTTCTAACAAAAATATCCACAAATGATTCGGAAGAATTGATTTTATCCCTTTGCGTTTTTTCAAGTGCTTGGTTAAATTTGGGATCTTTGTTATGTCCTGATAGTGCTTTAAGAATATCAATTTCGGATACTTCAAGTACGACGTTCATACCACCCTTAAGGTCGAGGCCCAAGCTAATTTCACGTTCTTTGCATTCACGGTAAGTAAATTTTCGTACGAGGAGATTATAAATGACCTCGCTCGACATTGAGTCTAAATATTTAGATTCTTTAGCTAAAGCAAGGGAATCGTAAATTAGCTGAAATTTTATAGGATCATTTTTGCTCAGCTCTTCTGCTTGTCTTTTTGTTTCTTCGCTGTGTGCATACCTAAATGCAGCTTTTTCAACTTTTCTAGTGCACCAGGTAAAAGACAAGGAGAATAAGCTAACAAGGATGAATAGGACCGTGAAAAAGATAATAGTTCCTTTTAATCGCATAGATAATTATTTTTCTGAAAATGATTTGCAAAAATAGAACAAGGAAACGAATTGAAAAAATTTAATTGTAAAATACGATTCATACTACTATAATTGAGAAAGTGTACGAAGTATCCTGGGAGTTATGGTTAATTCAAGCATGAGTTTACGATAATTAATAATAGCTTTCGTTGACATGAGGAAGTCGTTACCCATAATCCCATCAATGGGTTGCAATTCCAT includes:
- the secDF gene encoding protein translocase subunit SecDF, whose product is MRLKGTIIFFTVLFILVSLFSLSFTWCTRKVEKAAFRYAHSEETKRQAEELSKNDPIKFQLIYDSLALAKESKYLDSMSSEVIYNLLVRKFTYRECKEREISLGLDLKGGMNVVLEVSEIDILKALSGHNKDPKFNQALEKTQRDKINSSESFVDIFVRNIKELEPQKPLAVYFATIENSSKIKPTSTDEEVITFLKDEVASAIDRTYIVLRKRIDKFGVAQPNIQKLSAQNRILIELPGVKDPTRVRKILQGTAKLEFWETWEFGADKIYDKFVEADKEIKAILKKQLNIQDTTPQTDTTQVSKEPTTLEEALTPVQTPKTDTSLKSTISENPLLSLFKGGLNIITDEKGQYYPGKGPLVGYVEGKDTSQVIRYLKMVSHIFPNTRFLWEAKPLTTKENKEFYGLIAIKITTPDGRPKLEGDKVVDAWQDYDQTGKVEVSMLMNSEGARIWKDMTGKNIGKSIAIVLDNIVYSYPVVQTEIAGGRSQITGNFTVAEAQDLANVLKSGKLPAPARIIQESIVGPSLGAESIHSSIISFIIAFIVVLIYMIFFYNKAGVAANIALFFNVFLIFGVLTSLGATLTLPGIAGIILTLGMAVDANVIIYERIKEELRIGKGIRLAIEDGYKNAYSAIIDGNVTTLITGIILAYFGTGPIQGFAVTLIIGILTSLFTSIFISRLFFEYLLDYNKKISFGFPFTLNILTNTKIDFIKLRKFGYVFSAGLITLSLISLFTKGLETGVDFAGGRSYVVRFDQPVKVNEIRQSLLKVIKEGVEVKSFGSTNQVRITTKYLINDNSTKADSLVEKVLYEGLKGFYKTPIKFEDFVSDNPDKVIGRLSSEKVGPTIAADIKRAGIYALILALIGIFIYIAIRFKRWTFGLGGVIALAHDSLITAGMYSLFSGILPFTLEVDQSFIAAILTIIGYSINDTVIIFDRIREFLKLFPKRNMTENINGAINSTLMRTLNTAGSTIVVLLALLIFGGDSIRGFTFALLIGVLIGTYSSIFVATPLAYDISKRKKQQ